In one Rutidosis leptorrhynchoides isolate AG116_Rl617_1_P2 chromosome 8, CSIRO_AGI_Rlap_v1, whole genome shotgun sequence genomic region, the following are encoded:
- the LOC139862863 gene encoding AT-hook motif nuclear-localized protein 10-like: MSYEVNNMRLAYHADGTTYPNPNGTGDCGVQDTGENSFSLTATAGMNMIGNDAVKRKRGRPRKYVADSTVSPAVTSAVNPGDISPPVTASGKKRGRPPGSVNKPKHEPAASGSPGAGFMPHVLDVKSGEDVLSKLVWFSQNSTRALCIMSASGAISNVTLQHAASGGTVTYEGRFELLSLSGSFMVSETDGQRSRTGGLSVALSGPDGRVLGGNVAGLLTAASPVQVIVGSFSPANPRQSKSKGSNEAEVVNAHANPVSGSLSESSGGVLGSPVGQSHYSNSQGMVNMPWR; encoded by the exons ATGTCATACGAAGTGAACAATATGCGATTAGCTTATCACGCCGATGGAACAACTTACCCAAACCCTAACGGCACCGGAGATTGTGGTGTACAAGATACCGGAGAAAATAGTTTTTCGTTAACGGCGACGGCAGGTATGAACATGATTGGTAACGATGCAGTGAAACGGAAGAGAGGACGGCCAAGAAAGTACGTGGCTGACAGCACTGTGTCGCCGGCGGTGACCTCGGCAGTGAATCCCGGTGATATTTCGCCTCCGGTAACGGCATCAGGGAAGAAACGAGGTAGACCGCCTGGTTCTGTAAATAAACCAAAGCATGAGCCTGCTGCTTCAG GTTCACCAGGAGCTGGATTCATGCCGCATGTACTTGATGTGAAATCTGGAGAG GATGTATTGTCAAAACTTGTGTGGTTCTCCCAAAATAGCACTAGAGCTCTATGCATTATGTCAGCCAGTGGTGCCATATCAAATGTGACTCTTCAACATGCAGCTTCCGGTGGAACTGTCACTTATGAG GGACGATTTGAGCTTCTTTCTCTTTCTGGATCATTCATGGTGTCCGAGACTGATGGTCAACGTAGTAGAACAGGTGGGTTAAGTGTTGCATTATCCGGCCCAGATGGTCGTGTTTTAGGCGGTAATGTTGCTGGGCTTCTTACTGCTGCATCACCCGTTCAG GTGATTGTTGGTAGCTTTTCTCCTGCAAATCCAAGACAGTCAAAGTCAAAAGGTAGTAACGAAGCAGAGGTTGTAAACGCTCATGCAAACCCTGTTTCTGGAAGCTTAAGCGAGTCTTCAGGTGGGGTGCTTGGAAGCCCGGTTGGCCAGAGCCATTACAGCAATTCACAAGGCATGGTTAACATGCCTTGGAGATAA